GATAGAGCTCAGGTGGGGGCTTGCCGTCGCTGCCGGTTGCGGCTGGTACAGCCTCACGGGACCACTGATCGCCCAGTACTCCGCCGTCTACGGCACCCTCGGCTTCCTGGCCAACCTCACCAGGGAGATATTCACCGTTCTGCTGTACCCAGTAGCTATCGGGAAGATGCGAAAGGAGCTGGCGGTTTCCATGGGCGGTGCAACCACGATGGACACGACGCTACCGATAATGACGAAGTTTGGGGGCAGCGAGGTCGCGCTCATAGCCTTCGTCCACGGCTTCGTCCTCACCGCACTGGTGCCATTCGTCGTTCCCTTTATACTCCAGCTGTTGGCCGGCGGGTGAGAAAAACTTTTTTAAAGCCTCACGGCTACCGGGGTTTGCAGGCACTATCATGCCTCACGGCTCGGGGGTGTCCGAGGCTGGGGCGAGTAGGAACCCACCGGGCCTCTGCGTGGAGGTGAGAGAATGAAGTATCCGAAGCAGATAAGGACTTACTGCCCCTACTGTAAGAAGCACACTATCCACAAGGTCGAGAAGGTCAAGAAGAGACCGAGGAGCGAGCTCAGCCAGGGCCAGAGGCGCTTCCGCAGGATCATGAAGGGTTACCGCGGTTTCCCGAGGCCGAACCCGGCCGGAAGGGAGAAGCCGGTCAAGAAGCTCGACCTCCGCTTCAGGTGCACCGTCTGCGGCAAGGCCCACACCAGGGGACAGGGCTTCCGCGTTAAGAAGTTCGAGCTGGTGGAGGTGTGAAGCATGGCGCTCCCGAAGAACCTCATCCCGATGCCGAGGAGCAGGTTCCTCCGCGTCAAGTGCATAGACTGCGGCAACGAGCAGATAGTCTTCAGCAACCCGGCGACCACCGTCCGCTGCCTCGTCTGCGGCGCGACCCTCGTCGAGCCGACCGGCGGAAAGGGCGTCATAAAGGCCAAGATACTCGAGGTTCTCGAGTGAACCTTTTCCTTTCCTTTGCCTCCGTTCCCGGAGGCTTCTGCTAAACTTTAAATACCTCTTTTCGTAACTTACCCCGGCAGAGAAAATTTTGAGGTGGTTAAAATGCCGAGGAAAGCCAAGGAGTACCCCGAAGAGGGAGAGTTTGTGGTTGCCACTGTTAAGAGCATTCACCCTTACGGTGCGTTCCTCAAGCTTGACGAATATCCGGGCAAGGAAGGATTCATGCACATAAGCGAGGTCGCCTCCACCTGGGTCAAGAACATCAGGGATTACGTGAAGGAGGGCCAGAAGATAGTCGCCAAGGTCATCCGCGTCGACCCGAGCAAGGGGCACATCGACCTGAGCCTCAAGCGCGTCAACCAGCAGCAGAGGAAGGCCAAGCTCCAGGAGTACAAGCGCGCCCAGAAGGCCGAGAACCTGCTGAAGATGGCGGCCGAGAAAATAGGAAAGGACTTCGAGACGGCCTGGAGGGAGGTCTGGGTTCCCCTCGAGGAGGAGTACGGCGAGGTTTACGCCGCCTTCGAGGACGCGGCCCAGAACGGGATGGACGTTCTCAGGGGACTCATCGGCGATGAGTGGACCGAGGCCCTGAGGCCGATAATCGAGGCCTACGTCGAGATTCCGACCGTTACGATCGACGCCGAGTTTGAGATAACCGTGCCCAGCCCGAACGGGGTTGAAATCATCAAGGAAGCCCTGATAAGGGCCCGCGACAGGGCCAACGAGGAGAAGGAGATAGAGGTCAAGTTCTCCTACCAGGGAGCGCCGAGGTACAGGATAGACATAACCGCCCCGGACTACTACAAGGCCGAAGAGGTTCTTGAGGACATAGCCGAGGAGATACTGCGCGTCATAAAGGAAGCGGGCGGCGAAGCGACGCTCATCCGGAAGGAGAAGAGAATCAAGAAGATAAAGAGGAGAGGGGCATGAGGTTTCGCATAAGGAAGTGTCCCGAGTGCGGGCGCTACACCCTCAAGGAAACCTGTCCAGTCTGTG
The Thermococcus radiotolerans genome window above contains:
- a CDS encoding lysine exporter LysO family protein, encoding MRFLVYVLVALITGILTGHFYAPEFGNLYEVMLYLLILIIGIDLGQSFRLAEIRKLGRLAIKLPLGTLLGSLLGGLAASLLLGIELRWGLAVAAGCGWYSLTGPLIAQYSAVYGTLGFLANLTREIFTVLLYPVAIGKMRKELAVSMGGATTMDTTLPIMTKFGGSEVALIAFVHGFVLTALVPFVVPFILQLLAGG
- a CDS encoding 50S ribosomal protein L44e; this translates as MKYPKQIRTYCPYCKKHTIHKVEKVKKRPRSELSQGQRRFRRIMKGYRGFPRPNPAGREKPVKKLDLRFRCTVCGKAHTRGQGFRVKKFELVEV
- a CDS encoding 30S ribosomal protein S27e, which codes for MALPKNLIPMPRSRFLRVKCIDCGNEQIVFSNPATTVRCLVCGATLVEPTGGKGVIKAKILEVLE
- a CDS encoding translation initiation factor IF-2 subunit alpha; this translates as MPRKAKEYPEEGEFVVATVKSIHPYGAFLKLDEYPGKEGFMHISEVASTWVKNIRDYVKEGQKIVAKVIRVDPSKGHIDLSLKRVNQQQRKAKLQEYKRAQKAENLLKMAAEKIGKDFETAWREVWVPLEEEYGEVYAAFEDAAQNGMDVLRGLIGDEWTEALRPIIEAYVEIPTVTIDAEFEITVPSPNGVEIIKEALIRARDRANEEKEIEVKFSYQGAPRYRIDITAPDYYKAEEVLEDIAEEILRVIKEAGGEATLIRKEKRIKKIKRRGA